CTAAATTCAACCACCGGTTCAACGCAAATTGAAATGGACCCTAACGATGCAAATATTTTATTTGCGGCCATGTGGGAACACCTGGAAGGCCCTTGGGAGAACGCCAAATTTTCCGGTCCTAACAGCGGACTCTACAAATCCACGGATGGCGGGGAAACCTGGCGAAAAATAGAAAAAGGGTTACCCGGAGCGGAAGAAGGTCTGGGCAGGGTAGGGGTGGCGCTATCGGCCAGCAATTCCAAACGCCTCTATGCCACGGTGGATGCCCAAGAAAAGGGCGGGGTGTATACCAGTGCCGATGCCGGTGAAAGCTGGAGCCTGGTCACCACGGAAAACCGATTGTGGGGCCGGGGGAGCGACTTCGCCGAAATAAAGGTGCATCCCAAGGATGAAAATACAGTGTTTGTAGGCAATATTGCCTCCTACAAATCCGTAGATGGCGGTAAAACGTGGACCTCCATCAAAGGTGCCCCGGGCGGGGACGATTACCATAGGATATGGATCAATCCCCTGCATCCGGAAATCATGCTGTTTGCCGCCGATCAAGGTGCGGTAATCACGGTCAATGGGGGAGACACGTGGAGTTCTTGGTACAACCAGCCCACGTCACAATTGTACCATGTGACGACGGACAACCAATTTCCGTATTGGGTGTACGGAGGCCAACAGGAAAGTGGCGCCATTGGCATTGCCAGTAGGAGCAATGGGGGACAAATCTCGTTCCGGGAATTTGTAGGCGTAGGTGCCGATGAATATGCCTATGTGGCCCCGGACCCTTTGGATAATAACATCGTGTATGGGGGTCGGGTGATTCGATTCAATAAAAAAACGGGGCAATCGCAATATGTGGGTCCCGAAGTATTACGTTCCCGGGATTTCCGATACCTACGTACGATGCCTTTATTGTTTCATCCGGCCGATGATAGCATGTTGTTATTCGGTACGAATGTGATTTGGAAAACCCATAACGGGGGACAGCATTGGGAACAGATCAGTGGCGACCTCACCAGAGCCCAACCCGAAGTGCCCGCCAGCGTTGGGGATTACAAAACCGAGGCAATGGAAAACATGCCGCAGCGTGCCATCGTGTATGCCATTGGCCCTTCGCCCTTGGATAAAGATATTATTTGGGCCGGTACGGACGACGGACTCATTCATATGACTCGGGACGGGGGCAACACCTGGACCGACGTAACACCGACCTCGATTACTTCCTGGGATAAAATTTCACAGATCGATGCGGGGCATTTTGATGCGGGAACCGCTTATGTGGCCGTAAATGCGATTCGGAAGGACGATATGCAACCCCATATCTACAAGACCCACGACTTTGGGGAAACCTGGGAGGAGGTCGTTACGGGGATGAATCCCTCCGGACCGGTCAACGTGGTGCGGGAGGACCCGAAACAAAAAGGTTTGCTGTTTGCCGGAACGGAGCGTGAGGTCTATTTTTCGGCCGATGACGGGGCATCATGGCAATCGCTCCGAATGAACATGCCCGCATCTTCCATTCGGGATTTGGTGGTGCATGAAAACGATCTGGTCATTGGTACCCACGGTCGCTCCATTTGGATCTTGGACGATTTTAGTCCGCTGCGGGAATTGGCAAGTCTATCCGACCAAAACGCCTATTTATTTTCGCCCAGCGATGCCTATCGGGTTCGGTTCAATATGTTTAGCGACACGCCACTGCCTCCGGAAGAACCTACGGGACAGAATCCGCCGGATGGCGCCCTTATCGATTATTATTTGGGTGCCGATGCCCAAAAGGTGGAACTCAACATCTTGGATTCGAAAGGGGAATTGGTCAACAGCTTTTCCAATGCCGATAGTGCGGAAGTGTTGGATACGACCCAAATGCAGCATCCCACGTATTGGATACGTCCGTTCAAAGGATTGTCCGGCGAGCCCGGCCACCACCGTTTTGTTTGGAATCTACGGTATAAAGAACCTCAGGGCGCCAATCGTGCCTTTGCCATAGCCGCGGTACAATATGATACCCCCAGCGGACCCGAAGGGCCTTTTGTAGCGCCGGGAACGTATACCGTCCAACTGAAGGTGGATGGGGAGATGCTAGAAAAAAGCATCACCGTAAAACTGGACCCACGCTCCGAAATGAGCGAGGAAGCCTTGGGCCTTCAAACCGACCTGTCCCTGCAAACTTATACCGATTATGGGAAACTGCAGGGGATTCGGGAAGCGATAGATGCCAGCTCGGCAAAGGGCAAAAAGAAGGAAAAGCTGCTGGCCTTTCGAGGCGAGAGAGCCCCTGAGGATGGCGATTTGATCTATGGCAGTATCTATGCTACAGAACTGGAGGATGAAACGCTTGTCGGACTCCAATCCAAATTACTCTTTCTTTTGAACGTGCTACAGAAAACCGATGCCCGACCCACGGTCGCCACGCAGGAAGCCGCAAGACAGTTACATACACGTGTAGGGGAGATGGTAGCCCTTTGGGAATCGAAGTACAAATAAGTCGGCAAGGAAGCCGTTAAACGTTAAAAATCATAAAAATCCTTGGCTTGATTTGGTGTTTTTTTACTTTGGCGGAAACCTTCAAATGTGCTAGCGAAAAGACGACAATTACCCCAAAAACCTACGAACGATACCGAACGGTTTATTTACTGTTTGGAAGCGGTCGATGCTATTGAAACGGACACGGTTACGGAAGTACAAAAAAATCTCGAGCAACTGGCCATACAGTATGGCGTGGCGAGTATCTATCAAACCTGTGATACCATTGAAGGGCTGGAAGATAGTCTCAATGCCCTCGTCATGGACGACCACCATTTTAAGGATTATGAAATCATCTATCTGGTGATGACAGGGGAGGCCAATAGTGTTTGTTTAAATGGCTACTACTATTCCTTACAGGAAATCGCGGAAGTGTTCGAGGGACGGCTACGTGGGAAAATCTTGCATTTTTCCAATGCAAAAGTGCTCGACCTGGACGAGGAGGAAGCCCAGTATTTTTTGGATATCACCAATGCCAAGGCGGTTTCCGGTTATGGCAATGCATTTGACGGAATAAGCAGCTCCCACCTAGATAAGGCCTTCTTTAACCTGTTTAAGGAGGAAGATGATATGTTCGAGGTGGTGGAAGAACTGCATCGCAGGCATTACGATGCCTGTAAGATCCTGGATTTTAGGTTGTATTATTAATACCAGGTAGTGATATCTTATCCCTGGTATTTCAAGCGATTTACTGGTTTCCTTAGTTTTCCTTGCGCTCCCTGCGGTCGTCCCGGCGTTCGCGACGGTCTTCCCGCAGTTCGTCTTTATCCTCCCTAAGTTCCTCTTGGGTCTCCAACAGGTCATTGTTCATGGTAGTGATAAACTTTTCGAGAATGCCGTTTCCAAGCGTCTCATCGGCTTTGGCGCTTTCGTGTAGGGCCTTTTGGTTTTCCAATCGGACTTCTAATTCGTTACGGTCGGCTACATCGTCCCGTTTGTCGCGTCGGTCGTCGCGGGTATTCCTTCGGTCGCGGCGTATATCCCGTCTGTCATCCCGAGTGCCTTCGAACGTTCTGCGATTGCTTCTATTCTCCCTTCGGTTGGTTCCCTTTTCCAAGGAACTTTGCACGACTTCCCGCTTTGCCCGGGCTACTTTTCCCTCGGTCTGTTGGATTTCCCGCTCCATGGCGTTTAGTATTCCCTGCCGATACTTTTGGGCCAGTTTCGTATCGCCAATTTCAAGGGCCGTCTGGAATTCCAAAACATCGGCTTTAAAGCTTTCCAATTCTTTGGTGTCACGTTCCAATTGCGCGCTCCCCATCTTAATCTGTCGGTGGTCCTGAACAGTTTCCTTGGTATTCTGTGCCGAGGCAAAAAGGGTCGTTACTAGTATAAGGGTCGCAGCAAGGTATTTATTTGTTTTCATTGTTTTTATTTTATCGGTGTAACCTGTTTATATATTCTATTTTTTAAATACGGTAAGTTGTAATGGAGTAGGGGGTTAATTGATTACTGCATTGATCTTCTCCCAAAGCGCATTGTCAAATCCCGATACCGCGAAATTGGGATTTTCCGGATCCGAAGCATTGCCCATACGTATCACCACCATTTTTTTAGTGGGATCCACGTAGATACGTTGATCCTTGGCGCCCATGGCCGCTACCATGTCGGAAGGAGCATTGGGAACCAAGGAACCCTGATACACGTTTTGTTGGCTAGGAACCATATACTGGGTTTTTCCGTTCAACCACCAAAGATACCCGTAAGACGGATTTATATTTTGGGAGGAGGTCACACATTCCGTAAAAAAGGAGGTGTCGATGATCTGCTCCCCGTCCCATACGCCGTTATTAAGGCTCAACAGCCCAAACCTGGCCATACTTCGGGTAGTGCTATGGAAAATGGTAAAGATCGCACCTTCGTTCCAAAACCCGTCCATGCCAATTTTCGACTTAAGATTGGCGTTGAAGTAGGTTTCAAAATCGGATGCACTGGATTCCGCGACCACATCCATCAATTTTTGAAAAACGTTGCCATAGGCCCATCGGGAACCGGCATCGGCCACATAAGTAAGGTTGGATTTTACGACCAATTGCTTGGTATCGTCAATGCCCGAGGTCATCGTGAGCAGATTCCGTACGGTAATCAGATTTTCCTTTTCCAGGTCCATATTGGTCCAGTTTTCCCCTAAATAGTCGGACACCTTGTTATCGATATCGATTAGTCCGTTTTGCTGTGCGATTCCCGTGGTGGCGGACACCAAGGTCTTTCCGGCACTGTTCCATTCCCAAGGCTCTTGGGCCGTATGGCCGTCAAAATATTCCTCCATAACGATCCTGCCGTTGACAAGGATCATAAAGGATTTGGAATTGGTCTGGATGAGAAAGTCTTTTAAGGCGTCTATTTGGGACTCGTCCCATTGCAAACTGCTGGGCGTTGTGGTTTCCCACGTACTTCCAATGGGTGGAAAATACATGGTTGGGTCGGGTTCCTCAATGGGTCCATCGTCCGAAGTTGAACAGCCTACCACAATACTCAGTAGTAGTACCAAAAACAAATATGGATATTTCATAGCCTTCTTTTATAATTGCTGTTGCTTCAATGTCTCGCTTCCGAATTTCTAGATGCATTTTTCAAGCATATCCCTAAAAATCCTTATGGGAATAACGAGTTAGAAGCAATAGCTATAACGTTTGGACGTTCGGTTTGTTGTATGGGGTCTAGGGTGATTTCTCCAAAAATTTTAGGGGCAAAGTGGGTATTAGTTACGACCCTTACATTGTGCTAAGAGTTATTGAAAAACTGGTTAGGTGAGCACAAGCCAACGGGTAGAAGGGTAGTACATGTGATAAGGTTAATACATAGTTAACCTATTAAAATTTATATTTTTTATTTTTACGTCCATCAATTTTTCCTTGATGACCCAAAAATCGATAGCCGTACTTCCTTTTGTCAATATGAGCAATGATATTGACAATGACTATTTCTGTGATGGGATTACCGAGGAAATCATCAATGCACTCACAAAAATCAACGAGCTTAAGGTAATTGCCCGCACCTCCTCTTTTGCCTTTAAGGGAAAGGATATTGATATTCGGGAAATAGGAGGGCAATTGGGCGTCAACACAGTTCTTGAGGGAAGTATTAAAAAATCCCGGGAACGGGTTAGGATAACGGCACAATTAATAGACGTTGCGGATGGAACGCATTATTGGTCCAAAAAGTTCGACAGGGAATTAACGGATATTTTTGATCTGGAAGATGAGATTAGCCTGGCCATTGCGGATGAAGTCCGTAACAATTTTGGACATTTTGAGGTGCAAGACCATTTAATAAAGCAACCCACCACCAATGTAAATGCCTATCAATTGTTCTTAAAAGGGCGTTCATTGCAATTAAAATGGACACCTGAAAGCCTTAACAAGGCCATAACCTATTATGATCAGGCCATTGCCTTGGATAAAAATTATGCGAAAGCCTATTATGCCAATTTACAATGCTATGGCTTATTGGCCATGTGGGGGTATATGCCCTACCAAGAAGCTATGGATTTGGCCATTGGCAATCTTTTGATCGCAAAAGAAATAGACACCTCCTTACCCGAATACCCACATTCCTTTGTGGGGAAGTTTTTTTGGGGGGAATGGGATTTCAAAAATGCGTACATTCATATCAATAAAGTCTTGGCCATTAATCCGAATCACATCGATGGGTTGGAAGCTATGGCGGAACTGTTCATTGCCCTTGGCTTTTTTGACGAAGCCTTAGTATATGCTAATAAACTCTTGGATGTAGACCCACTTTCGGCTAACAATCATTACACTTTTGCCCATATCTGCTATTATCAAGGTCAATTTGACAAAGCCTTGGAAGGTGTAAACTATGCCCTAACCCTTAATCCGGAATTGGCCTTAGCGCATCATTTAAAGTGTTTTTGTTTGATATGGCTAAACCAAGAACAGCAGTTTGAAGAATTTATAAAAGACACACCACTAGTCGAAGAGAAAAAATGGTTGTTCCGACTTATCAATGAAAAGCCTGTTGAAGTCCCGGAGGAAATTGTATCACGATGGACAGCTAGTGAAAGCAACGAAACCATGCTAGTTCCTTATGATTTGTATATTTTGAGTAATTCCAACCATAAAGCGTTAGGTTTTTCCCGTTTAAAGGAAATGACTGACCGCAGGCGTGGCCAAATCATCAATTACAGGCAAGAACCTTTTTTGAAACCCTTACACGGAATGGTAGGTTTTTCGGATTTGCACCATTCCAACCTGTGCCTTTCGGATATTACATCCCCCGTGGACGAGGAAGAAAAATCAACACCTACTATTTTGGATACTTCCCAAATAGAGGCCTTAAAAGAGGAACTGCTTACCTATTTTGAGGAAGAGGAACCTTTTCTGAATCCGCAATTGAGTTTAAAACTCGTGGCCGATGTCCTAGGGTTCAACACCAATAAAATATCCTACCTGATCAATACTGCCTTTGATCTAAATTTTAATGACTTTGTAAATTCATACCGCCTAAAACGTTTTAAATCCATTGCTCTGGACCCTAAAAACTCACATTTGACCATTCTTGGATTGGCCTATGACAGCGGTTTTAATTCTAAAAGCGTGTTCAATACCTATTTTAAAAAAATAGAAGGTATAACCCCTAGGGCTTGGATTAAGACCAATTCATGATTCATCTTCCTTAGTTCGTTTCAGATTATAATTCAGAACGATTGATTTGTACTTACCGTCAATCTTTGCATCAAAATTATAAATCAAAAAACGAACAATTATGACTACTCTACACAAATTCTTTCTCCCATTTCTAGTAATCACTGTACTACTTTTTACATCTTGCTCCAAGGAGGACGACACCACTTTACACAATCCCAACGACACGACACTCGAAAATGTTCTCACCGGTATCGGGTTTCAAGGATATGCCATTGTCACCAAAAACGGGAAGGACTTGGTACGCCAGGGTTTTGGATGGGCCAATCAAGACACGGAATCACCCCAAGGTGATAACCTAGGGTACCGAATAGGTTCGGTTACCAAAACACTTACTGCAGCGGCGGTAGTACAATTAAAACGTGACGGGTTGATCCAAAGCTTTGATCAAACCTTGGATGAATTTGATACGGAATTCCCGAATGGTGATCAAATTACCATTGCCCAGTTACTATCCCATCAATCCGGTATACCAGAGTATCAACTACTGGCTGAAGGTGCTTACGAACAAGGGGAAACCTTGGATGAAGGCACTATTTATGACCTTATCAAGGAATTGATCCTTGAAAATGGACTAGATTTTACACCAGGGTCCAACAAAGAGTATTGCAACTCAAACTATCTCATTGCAGCCTTGTTGGTCGAGCAGGTATCAGGGATGCCCTATCACGAATATGTGCAGCAGAAAATTTTCAATCCGTTGGGGATGTCAGAATCCTACAAAGGGACGGATGAGATTGACAGCGATACCCATGTACAGGGTTATTTGAACGGAAGTCCTAACAGTTCGTATCCTATGGACATCCCTTTTGGGGCAGGCGATTTCAGTAGTACGCCAAGCGATATGGAAACTTGGACCAATGCCGTAAAAACGGATTGGTTTACCGAAGCTGAAAGGACAGAAATATTTGCCAAAGATGTTCCAAGTGGCTATGTGGATTTTGGCTTGGGATGGTTTACCACACAAGAGGGCAGTACCACCATGTACTGGCACGGTGGCGATATTAATGGCTATTGGAGTATGATCGGTTTTATACCGGAATATGATGCTACGATTGTACTGTTAAGTAATCAGCAAGACGATACGGGAACGCAGCGCAACACCATTATAGAACACCTATTGACCACAGCGTTTAATTAAAAACATTTCAATTATAGAGACATGAAAAAATTAGTAGTATTATTTGCCTTGTATGTATTTTGTACAAATCCAGTTTTTAGTCAGCAAGACTATGAAGTTAAGGTCATAACAAGTGTAGAATCTATTGTTTCCAGCGGATTGGGCCGATCACGTATGCTTTCTTCCAACGATGATAGGGACTACAAAGAATTCACTTCTGAGCAAACAGAAGACGACAATACCCGGAATACCTCAAAGAGAAAGGACATTAGGGTCAAAAACTTTGAGGAAACGAAACTGTTGAACTTTTACAATTTGGGCGGAATACGCTTTCAAAATATTGTAGCGAACGATGCCTTGATTTCATCAAAACTGACGGACATGCTTACTGAAGGTTGGGATCTGGTATTCGTAACCAGTGCCGTGGAAAGTGACGCAGGCAGAAATGACGATAATGGGATTTTTATAACCCGATATATTTTTAAAAGAAAACTGGACTGAAAAACCCTTTAAATCTTTATTAGTGATGAAACATACCAACGTATTATTGGCAGGCGCTACGGGCTATTTGGGTGGTTTCTTTTTGAAAGTCCTCATTGAAAGGAAAAATCAAGTCGTAGCCATTGTGCGCAATCCCGATAGCTTGCAAAATGACCATGAGAATTATTTGGAAATAAAGCAGGCCCAAGTAACACGACCTGAAACCTTACGGGATATCTGTAAGGGCATTCACACTGTTATTTCTACCGTGGGCATCACCAGGCAGAAAGACGGTCTTACCTACATGAATGTAGATTATCAGGCCAATATGAATTTGTTGGAAGAAGCTAAAAAGGCGGGTGTAAAGCACTTTGTGTATGTGTCCGCCATTAACGGAGACAAAAACCGCCATCTAAAAATCCTTGAAGCCAAGGAAAAGTTTGTGGATACTTTGAAAGCTTCGGGATTGCATTATACCATCGTACGGCCGAATGGTTTTTTCTCGGATATGAAGGATTTTTTAGAAATGGCGAAATCGGGACGTGTTTATTTGTTCGGTTCTGGCCATCAAAAATTCAATCCTATCCATGGCGATGACCTGGCAAGGGCCATTTTAGCTACCTTGGATGATAGTAACAAAGAACTGACTATTGGAGGTCCGGATGTTTTAAGCTTGAATGAAATAAGTGAACTTGCACTAAAAACCTTGAACAAGCCCGTTAAAATGGTGCATTTGCCGGATTGGTCCAGAAAACTGACCATTTGGTTTTTGCGAACTTTTACCAGTGTCAAAACCTATGGACCCATCGAATTTTTTCTCACCTTAATGGCAGAGGATTGTATTGCCCCCTGTTTTGGGACCCATCATTTGGAGGATTTTTACAAGGAAGTAGTTCAAAACAATATCGAACCAAAATGAAAAAAATAAACATTTTTGGAAGAACTGCGCTGGGTATTGTAATGGCCTACGTTCTATTTCACATACTGATTTTATTGCAACTCATCCCATCCCATGTGGTTTGGGGAGGAAAAATAATGGAACCCAAAACGATCCTAATTTTAGAATGGGTAGCACTTTTGGTTATGCTGTTTTTAGGCAGTTTGATTTTAATGAAAGCCAAAGTAATTCGCTGGAAATGGCAAGAGAAAACCCTAAATAGATGGTTATTGGTGTTTTCCGTATATTTTGTGCTCAATACCCTTGGTAATTTACTGGCGGAAACTATTTTTGAAAAAGCGCAAGCCCTGCTTACCCTTATTTTAGCGCTAAGTTTATTTAAAATGGCCAAACGTTATCCATGAAAGCTCCTGACCTAAATACCCGCTTCCCCTTACCAAACTACGATATGCTTTGTTTTCTGAAAAACATTGTTACAAATCCGAATATCATTGTTGGGGATTATACCTATTACGATGATTTTGAAGATGTTGCCAACTTTGAAAAAAACGTAAAATACCATTTTGATTTTATTGGGGACAAGCTCATCATTGGGAAGTTCTGTATGATCGCCTCCGGTGCTACGTTTATTATGAACGGGGGCAATCATTTAACAGAAGCTACATCGGCATATCCTTTTGCCATTTTTGGGGGTGCATGGCAAAACGCCATGGAGGGCAAAGACTATCCTACAAAAGGGGATACCATTATCGGCAATGATGTTTGGATAGGTCACGGGGCAACGATCATGCCGGGAGTGCATATTGGCGATGGAGCAATCATTGCCACAAAGGCGGTGGTTACAAAAAATGTAGCGCCTTACACCATTGTGGGTGGTAATCCTGCAAAACCAATTAAAAAACGCTTCTCCGAGGCTACCATTTCCAGGTTGTTGGAACTACAATGGTGGAATTGGGATATAGAAAAAATCACCCAAAATCTAGGGAAACTCACCAGTAATCCAGAAGCGTTGTTTTAAAAACTTACATGGTATGTTCCAGACGGCTTAACACTGAAAATGTTAAGCCTTTTTTTGTGCATCTAATTTTTCTTTTCCCGATACAAAAACCTAAAAAAAGAAGGGAAAACAAAAAGGTTTGGAATCATAATTCAGGACGATACGCCTTCCCATGTACAGTTTCTTTGCCTCATCAATTCATTACAAATCAAAAACGAAAATTAAAAACACATTACAATGAAAAAACTATTCATCATCGGTCTGACACTTTGTACGTTAAGTGTTTTTGCTCAAAGTAACAAGGAGTCTATATTGAGTAATGATTCCGATTATACCTACAGGGTGAGCTTTCCTGCCATCATACTAGGTAATATTGGTAAAGGAGGCGAAAGAACCAATACACAACATATTGAGCTTCATGTGAAGCGCGAATTGGATTCCAAAAACATCATCGGTGTAAAATTCGCTACTTGGAGATTGTTTCAGCCCATGGGCATACAGTGGTGGGATGGACTATTGGATAAAATAGATTCCGAAAGTGAATTCTATCCCGGCTACCTACGTGAAACGGGTATTGGGATTTCATACCAACGCATGCTCTGGAAAGGATTGTTCGCTACGGTAGAAGTGCTACCGCAATACAAAACCTATCTAGACCTGAACAATGAAAAAATAGCCAACGGATTCAAGCTCTACACGTCTTACCATTTGGGTTATCATATTGCTTTCGGAAAAAAGAAGCGCCTTTTTATTGAGCCCCAGGTCCATTTTCAAAATTGGATGTTCGATACCAATACCCCGGACGCCTTTAAACAATTGGACAATAAATGGAAATCCTATTTCCTGTTTGAACCGAATCTGTACGTTGGAATCAAATTTTAAAGACAATCCCAAAGTGATACAGTCCTCTATGGGGCATCAAGTAAGACTTTGGATTATAGTGACTTAACGAACATTTTTTTAGCTATAACATCATGAAATATCTATTAGCAGTAATTTGTATTGCGCTATCCGCTACTTTATTCGCGAAGAGTCCTAGGCTGGATTCAACACGTGTGGATACCACCCAATTTGTGAAAATTGGGGGCAGTAAGCAATTCATCAGTATAAAAGGGAATAAAAGCAAGCCCCTTATGCTGTATTTACATGGTGGACCTGGAGCGGCGAGCTCATCCCACAGGGAACAAATCACCCATATTCTGGAAGAACATTTCTTGGTGGTCCATTGGGACCAAAGAGGGTCAGGAAAATCGACGCTCGGTAATTTAAAAGCGCCCACCCTTTCGATTATGATACAAGATGCCGAGGACATCTTGGAATATCTATTGGAAACGTTTCAAAAAGACAAAATGATAGTGGTAGCCAATTCTTGGGGAACCGTTTTAGGGTTCCATTTGGCATCAAAATATCCAAATAAAATAACCTCATTGGTGGCCATTAGTCCCGTAATAGATAATCAAAAAAGTCAAAACGCGACCCAAGCCAAACTGATAAAACACTACAGGGCACGGAACAATAAGGAGGCCATTGGGCAACTTAAAGCTGTACATATACCTTATGAAAATGTTGAGGATATGGCAGTTCAATTTAAATGGATCAGTGATTTCAAGGGAACTCCCATTCCAGAAAATGAATTTGGTCAATACATGAAATTCTTTAAAGAATGGGAGCCACAATGGATGCCCCTTTATAAAGAACTGTATAGCATTAAGGCATTAAAGCATCGAACCCTTTTTAAAATTCCCGTATATGTATTCATAGG
Above is a window of Maribacter algicola DNA encoding:
- a CDS encoding CatB-related O-acetyltransferase, producing the protein MKAPDLNTRFPLPNYDMLCFLKNIVTNPNIIVGDYTYYDDFEDVANFEKNVKYHFDFIGDKLIIGKFCMIASGATFIMNGGNHLTEATSAYPFAIFGGAWQNAMEGKDYPTKGDTIIGNDVWIGHGATIMPGVHIGDGAIIATKAVVTKNVAPYTIVGGNPAKPIKKRFSEATISRLLELQWWNWDIEKITQNLGKLTSNPEALF
- a CDS encoding serine hydrolase domain-containing protein, whose protein sequence is MTTLHKFFLPFLVITVLLFTSCSKEDDTTLHNPNDTTLENVLTGIGFQGYAIVTKNGKDLVRQGFGWANQDTESPQGDNLGYRIGSVTKTLTAAAVVQLKRDGLIQSFDQTLDEFDTEFPNGDQITIAQLLSHQSGIPEYQLLAEGAYEQGETLDEGTIYDLIKELILENGLDFTPGSNKEYCNSNYLIAALLVEQVSGMPYHEYVQQKIFNPLGMSESYKGTDEIDSDTHVQGYLNGSPNSSYPMDIPFGAGDFSSTPSDMETWTNAVKTDWFTEAERTEIFAKDVPSGYVDFGLGWFTTQEGSTTMYWHGGDINGYWSMIGFIPEYDATIVLLSNQQDDTGTQRNTIIEHLLTTAFN
- a CDS encoding WD40/YVTN/BNR-like repeat-containing protein; translated protein: MKPTTLKTFFFTLCLLAAFASQAQVDPSYYQDLEYRMIGPFRGGRTVGAVGVPSQPNVFFIGVNNGGVWKTHDYGRTWNPIFDDAPTGSVGDLAVSPSDPNIMYVGTGEGLHRPDLAVGDGIYKSTNGGESWEYIGLEDVQQVSRVIVHPTNPDIVYVAGLGHPYGANEMRGIFKSVDGGKTWKKTLYLNSTTGSTQIEMDPNDANILFAAMWEHLEGPWENAKFSGPNSGLYKSTDGGETWRKIEKGLPGAEEGLGRVGVALSASNSKRLYATVDAQEKGGVYTSADAGESWSLVTTENRLWGRGSDFAEIKVHPKDENTVFVGNIASYKSVDGGKTWTSIKGAPGGDDYHRIWINPLHPEIMLFAADQGAVITVNGGDTWSSWYNQPTSQLYHVTTDNQFPYWVYGGQQESGAIGIASRSNGGQISFREFVGVGADEYAYVAPDPLDNNIVYGGRVIRFNKKTGQSQYVGPEVLRSRDFRYLRTMPLLFHPADDSMLLFGTNVIWKTHNGGQHWEQISGDLTRAQPEVPASVGDYKTEAMENMPQRAIVYAIGPSPLDKDIIWAGTDDGLIHMTRDGGNTWTDVTPTSITSWDKISQIDAGHFDAGTAYVAVNAIRKDDMQPHIYKTHDFGETWEEVVTGMNPSGPVNVVREDPKQKGLLFAGTEREVYFSADDGASWQSLRMNMPASSIRDLVVHENDLVIGTHGRSIWILDDFSPLRELASLSDQNAYLFSPSDAYRVRFNMFSDTPLPPEEPTGQNPPDGALIDYYLGADAQKVELNILDSKGELVNSFSNADSAEVLDTTQMQHPTYWIRPFKGLSGEPGHHRFVWNLRYKEPQGANRAFAIAAVQYDTPSGPEGPFVAPGTYTVQLKVDGEMLEKSITVKLDPRSEMSEEALGLQTDLSLQTYTDYGKLQGIREAIDASSAKGKKKEKLLAFRGERAPEDGDLIYGSIYATELEDETLVGLQSKLLFLLNVLQKTDARPTVATQEAARQLHTRVGEMVALWESKYK
- a CDS encoding serine hydrolase domain-containing protein; the encoded protein is MKYPYLFLVLLLSIVVGCSTSDDGPIEEPDPTMYFPPIGSTWETTTPSSLQWDESQIDALKDFLIQTNSKSFMILVNGRIVMEEYFDGHTAQEPWEWNSAGKTLVSATTGIAQQNGLIDIDNKVSDYLGENWTNMDLEKENLITVRNLLTMTSGIDDTKQLVVKSNLTYVADAGSRWAYGNVFQKLMDVVAESSASDFETYFNANLKSKIGMDGFWNEGAIFTIFHSTTRSMARFGLLSLNNGVWDGEQIIDTSFFTECVTSSQNINPSYGYLWWLNGKTQYMVPSQQNVYQGSLVPNAPSDMVAAMGAKDQRIYVDPTKKMVVIRMGNASDPENPNFAVSGFDNALWEKINAVIN
- a CDS encoding helix-turn-helix domain-containing protein, with the protein product MTQKSIAVLPFVNMSNDIDNDYFCDGITEEIINALTKINELKVIARTSSFAFKGKDIDIREIGGQLGVNTVLEGSIKKSRERVRITAQLIDVADGTHYWSKKFDRELTDIFDLEDEISLAIADEVRNNFGHFEVQDHLIKQPTTNVNAYQLFLKGRSLQLKWTPESLNKAITYYDQAIALDKNYAKAYYANLQCYGLLAMWGYMPYQEAMDLAIGNLLIAKEIDTSLPEYPHSFVGKFFWGEWDFKNAYIHINKVLAINPNHIDGLEAMAELFIALGFFDEALVYANKLLDVDPLSANNHYTFAHICYYQGQFDKALEGVNYALTLNPELALAHHLKCFCLIWLNQEQQFEEFIKDTPLVEEKKWLFRLINEKPVEVPEEIVSRWTASESNETMLVPYDLYILSNSNHKALGFSRLKEMTDRRRGQIINYRQEPFLKPLHGMVGFSDLHHSNLCLSDITSPVDEEEKSTPTILDTSQIEALKEELLTYFEEEEPFLNPQLSLKLVADVLGFNTNKISYLINTAFDLNFNDFVNSYRLKRFKSIALDPKNSHLTILGLAYDSGFNSKSVFNTYFKKIEGITPRAWIKTNS
- a CDS encoding DUF6642 family protein, yielding MLAKRRQLPQKPTNDTERFIYCLEAVDAIETDTVTEVQKNLEQLAIQYGVASIYQTCDTIEGLEDSLNALVMDDHHFKDYEIIYLVMTGEANSVCLNGYYYSLQEIAEVFEGRLRGKILHFSNAKVLDLDEEEAQYFLDITNAKAVSGYGNAFDGISSSHLDKAFFNLFKEEDDMFEVVEELHRRHYDACKILDFRLYY
- a CDS encoding SDR family oxidoreductase, whose amino-acid sequence is MKHTNVLLAGATGYLGGFFLKVLIERKNQVVAIVRNPDSLQNDHENYLEIKQAQVTRPETLRDICKGIHTVISTVGITRQKDGLTYMNVDYQANMNLLEEAKKAGVKHFVYVSAINGDKNRHLKILEAKEKFVDTLKASGLHYTIVRPNGFFSDMKDFLEMAKSGRVYLFGSGHQKFNPIHGDDLARAILATLDDSNKELTIGGPDVLSLNEISELALKTLNKPVKMVHLPDWSRKLTIWFLRTFTSVKTYGPIEFFLTLMAEDCIAPCFGTHHLEDFYKEVVQNNIEPK